A stretch of the Streptomyces sp. WMMB303 genome encodes the following:
- a CDS encoding serine hydrolase, translating into MRKSGKSTALPPARPTPASAGTAGGRAPRAVYEPDRTGERRRAGRTLSLVAAVLVCGTAAGAPAAADSAGASVAADSTAKTTARAQVGSSHVVCRSHDRALAHKLSGAVAAALRPRHSTTAVALYDRSSGTSCAFRASATYDSASVVKATLLGALLRRAEEEHRTLTRQEKQRATAMITTSDNEATSALWSQVGRGGVQHFLDLAGMRETEPGPQGSWGLTQVTARDEVSLLELLTSDNRVLDAGSRAYALGLMSEVVPGQRWGAPAGAPKDARVQVKNGWLPRAAHGWRVNSVGAFTDGGHDYGIAVLSQDNRTMAYGVDTVEAASRAIHRRLAR; encoded by the coding sequence ATGAGGAAGAGCGGAAAATCGACTGCGCTGCCCCCGGCACGCCCCACCCCGGCCTCCGCCGGCACCGCGGGAGGCCGGGCGCCGCGCGCCGTGTACGAGCCGGACCGCACCGGCGAGCGGCGCCGCGCGGGTCGGACCCTCAGCCTGGTGGCGGCTGTCCTGGTCTGCGGAACGGCCGCCGGAGCGCCTGCCGCGGCGGACAGCGCAGGCGCGTCCGTCGCAGCCGACAGCACCGCGAAGACCACGGCCCGCGCGCAGGTGGGCAGCTCCCACGTGGTGTGCAGATCGCACGACCGTGCTCTGGCGCACAAGCTCTCCGGAGCAGTCGCCGCCGCTCTGCGCCCGCGCCACAGCACGACGGCGGTCGCGCTGTACGACCGCTCGTCCGGCACCTCGTGTGCATTCCGCGCGAGCGCCACATACGACTCGGCGAGCGTCGTGAAGGCCACCTTGCTCGGTGCGCTGCTGCGACGTGCCGAGGAAGAGCACCGCACGCTCACCCGGCAGGAGAAGCAGCGCGCCACTGCCATGATCACCACTTCGGACAACGAGGCCACAAGCGCGCTGTGGAGCCAGGTCGGGCGCGGTGGCGTGCAGCACTTCCTGGACCTGGCCGGTATGCGGGAGACCGAGCCGGGCCCGCAGGGCAGCTGGGGACTCACCCAGGTCACGGCCCGGGACGAGGTGAGTCTGCTCGAGTTGCTCACCTCGGACAACCGTGTACTGGATGCCGGATCCCGTGCGTACGCGCTCGGCCTCATGAGCGAGGTCGTTCCCGGCCAGCGTTGGGGTGCCCCCGCCGGTGCGCCGAAGGACGCCAGAGTGCAGGTGAAGAACGGGTGGCTGCCGCGTGCCGCCCACGGTTGGCGCGTCAACAGTGTCGGCGCCTTCACCGACGGCGGCCACGACTACGGAATCGCCGTGCTGTCCCAGGACAACAGGACGATGGCCTACGGCGTCGACACCGTCGAGGCCGCGTCCCGCGCGATCCACCGGCGGCTGGCCCGCTGA
- a CDS encoding FtsX-like permease family protein, giving the protein MQTVVIALAALMAVASSVLAGSLLAASSGPFDAAFARQDGAHLSVQYAPGTGDADLRATGDAAGVSAVAGPFPTATLTPRFSDGFPEVPMTVVGRAEPGGTVDRLALTAGRWATGRGEIVLPTGGWSPSVVGRQVTFPDLPGSPALEVVGTARSATGTAEAWVTPAQLTALTPHGQPNGRQMLYRFTAADTADQVAAGRKSVTAQLPAKAVAGSQSWLTVKKHAERDTALYVPFLVAFGVLGLVMSVLIVGNVVATTVGSGIRRIGILKAIGFTPAQVVRAYLGQALLPTLMGTALGVVTGHLLAVPILSDAEDAYGTSGLGVEPWVDAAVIAGVLGLVTATACAGAWRAGRLRTVDALATGRAQQTGRGRRAARLAARLPVPRPVALGLTRPFARPARTLAMGTAIVFGAIAVTFTVGLGSSLGEVMAARDHDAADVTIGVRHPPLPGTETRQADPSKVIEEQPGTRAYFGTATTSATVAGVSGSTRVTAFTGDASWAGYAMVGGRWLHKPGEAVVPTGFLTATGRQVGDVITLDGRRAPVTVRIVGEILDPRHDGMQVLTDAATLKTAEPGLAPTAHHIAVTSGTDASSYTDALNKDLRPLGLTADVGGSEGGSEMVVTLNSLSALLTLMLVAVAALGVLSGVLLDTRERVRELGIHNALGMTPRQTTGMVLTSVVVTGLAGGALGVPLGVALHGWVLPAMGDSAGLRLPDTVLAVYQAPELVLLCLGGLAIAILGALLPARWAARMRTAAALRTE; this is encoded by the coding sequence GTGCAGACCGTGGTGATCGCGCTCGCCGCGCTGATGGCCGTGGCCTCTTCCGTGCTCGCCGGATCGCTGCTTGCCGCCTCCAGCGGGCCGTTCGACGCAGCCTTCGCGCGGCAGGACGGTGCGCATCTGTCCGTGCAGTACGCGCCGGGCACCGGCGACGCCGACCTGCGCGCCACTGGCGACGCCGCCGGGGTGAGCGCCGTGGCGGGTCCTTTCCCTACGGCTACGCTCACCCCGCGCTTCTCCGACGGCTTCCCCGAGGTGCCGATGACAGTGGTCGGACGAGCCGAGCCGGGCGGAACCGTCGACCGCCTCGCCCTGACCGCGGGCCGATGGGCCACCGGCCGGGGCGAGATCGTGCTGCCGACCGGCGGCTGGAGCCCCTCGGTCGTCGGCCGGCAGGTCACCTTCCCCGACCTGCCGGGCAGTCCGGCCCTCGAGGTGGTCGGCACGGCCCGCTCCGCGACCGGCACCGCCGAAGCCTGGGTCACCCCGGCCCAGCTCACCGCCCTCACCCCGCACGGACAGCCGAACGGCCGCCAGATGCTGTACCGCTTCACCGCGGCGGACACCGCCGACCAGGTCGCGGCCGGCCGCAAGTCGGTGACCGCACAACTGCCCGCCAAGGCGGTCGCCGGGTCCCAGTCGTGGCTCACCGTGAAGAAGCACGCCGAACGGGACACCGCGCTCTACGTCCCCTTCCTGGTGGCGTTCGGGGTGCTCGGTCTGGTCATGTCGGTGCTCATCGTCGGCAATGTCGTCGCGACCACGGTCGGCTCCGGCATCCGCCGGATCGGCATCCTCAAGGCGATCGGTTTCACTCCCGCCCAGGTCGTACGCGCCTACCTGGGCCAGGCCCTGCTGCCGACGCTCATGGGCACGGCGCTCGGCGTGGTGACGGGCCATCTGCTTGCCGTCCCGATCCTGTCCGACGCCGAAGACGCCTACGGCACCAGCGGACTGGGGGTGGAGCCGTGGGTGGACGCGGCCGTGATCGCCGGGGTGCTCGGTCTGGTGACCGCGACCGCGTGCGCCGGCGCCTGGCGGGCGGGCCGACTGCGTACCGTCGACGCGCTCGCCACGGGCCGCGCCCAGCAAACAGGCCGCGGCCGGCGGGCGGCACGCCTGGCGGCACGGCTGCCCGTGCCCCGTCCGGTCGCGCTCGGCCTGACGCGGCCCTTCGCCCGGCCCGCCCGCACTCTGGCCATGGGCACGGCGATCGTGTTCGGCGCCATCGCCGTCACCTTCACGGTGGGCCTGGGCTCCTCTCTCGGAGAGGTGATGGCGGCCCGGGACCACGACGCCGCGGATGTCACCATCGGCGTCCGCCACCCCCCTCTCCCGGGTACGGAGACGCGGCAGGCCGATCCGAGCAAGGTGATCGAGGAACAGCCCGGCACCCGGGCATACTTCGGCACGGCCACCACGTCGGCGACAGTGGCCGGTGTGTCCGGCTCGACCCGTGTCACCGCGTTCACCGGTGATGCCTCGTGGGCCGGGTACGCGATGGTCGGCGGACGCTGGCTCCACAAGCCCGGGGAGGCCGTCGTACCGACCGGATTCCTCACCGCGACCGGACGGCAGGTGGGCGACGTCATCACCCTCGACGGCCGCCGGGCGCCCGTCACGGTGCGGATCGTGGGCGAGATCCTCGACCCTCGCCACGACGGCATGCAGGTGCTCACGGACGCCGCGACGCTCAAGACCGCCGAACCGGGCCTCGCGCCCACGGCCCACCACATCGCGGTCACGTCCGGTACGGACGCGAGCAGTTACACGGACGCTCTGAACAAGGATCTGCGCCCGTTGGGTCTGACCGCCGACGTGGGCGGCTCCGAGGGCGGAAGCGAGATGGTCGTCACCCTCAACTCCCTGTCCGCGCTGCTGACCCTGATGCTCGTGGCGGTCGCCGCGCTCGGTGTACTGAGCGGTGTGCTCCTCGACACCCGTGAGCGGGTCCGCGAGCTGGGCATCCACAATGCGCTCGGCATGACTCCGCGCCAGACCACCGGCATGGTCCTCACCTCGGTCGTCGTGACCGGCCTGGCCGGCGGCGCCCTCGGGGTGCCCCTGGGGGTGGCCCTGCACGGCTGGGTGCTGCCCGCGATGGGCGACAGCGCGGGGCTGCGTCTGCCGGATACGGTGCTCGCCGTGTATCAGGCGCCGGAGCTGGTGCTCTTGTGTCTGGGTGGGCTGGCCATCGCCATCCTCGGGGCGCTGTTGCCGGCCCGGTGGGCGGCCCGGATGCGGACGGCTGCCGCCTTGCGCACGGAGTAG
- a CDS encoding ABC transporter ATP-binding protein: MPTTPVVELRDVSRRYDAASEGLPALRGASLTVQAGEAVAILGPSGSGKSTLLNLIAGLDRPDAGTVTVDGVRVDGLGEAAAARFRRAKIGMVFQFFHLLDDLTVTDNVVLPAQLAGMARGPAYRRAAELLESLGIDRHARAHPGRLSGGEQQRVAVARALMNRPPLLLADEPTGALDSASGEDVSELLRALHADGQTVVLVTHDVALAQACPTRTIHLADGRIAADSCVEAVR, translated from the coding sequence ATGCCCACCACGCCAGTGGTCGAACTGCGCGACGTGAGCCGCCGCTACGACGCGGCTTCCGAGGGACTGCCCGCCCTGCGGGGCGCCTCCCTGACCGTGCAGGCCGGTGAGGCCGTCGCGATTCTCGGGCCGTCGGGCAGCGGCAAGTCCACACTGCTCAATCTGATCGCGGGCCTGGACCGGCCGGACGCGGGGACGGTCACCGTGGACGGCGTACGGGTCGACGGGCTCGGTGAAGCGGCGGCGGCCCGCTTCCGGCGGGCAAAGATCGGGATGGTGTTCCAGTTCTTCCATCTGCTCGACGATCTGACCGTCACCGACAATGTGGTGCTGCCCGCCCAGTTGGCCGGCATGGCGCGCGGCCCGGCGTACCGGCGGGCGGCGGAGCTCCTGGAGAGCCTGGGCATCGACCGGCATGCCCGCGCCCATCCCGGCAGGCTCTCGGGTGGTGAGCAGCAGCGCGTCGCGGTGGCACGGGCGTTGATGAACCGGCCGCCGCTCCTGCTGGCCGACGAGCCGACCGGGGCCCTGGACTCGGCGTCCGGCGAGGACGTCAGCGAGCTGCTGCGCGCTCTGCATGCCGACGGCCAGACCGTGGTCCTGGTCACCCACGATGTGGCCCTGGCCCAGGCGTGCCCGACCCGCACGATCCACCTCGCCGACGGCAGGATAGCCGCCGACTCCTGTGTGGAGGCGGTCCGTTGA
- a CDS encoding histidine kinase, which translates to MNTAPVAARLSEGIALLRRPTGPPPCPARRNLVFDALLALAVGVVVLHWAVHNGAEQLRNSPDGIATLVLGSEIGIEITVVALTVLAWAPLVLRRRYPLAVLWIVTAAAVMTPAGAQRITFYAIVIAAYTAAVYSPYRAAALLSLPVTVFTIGTDEHTRIMGAMTSPPIVPTQYVPLLILIPLIFAANGMRTWKLRTAESQDRVSVLERERAEELRRATEQERARIARELHDVVTHNVSMMTIQAGAARKVMDLAPDEAREALRAVEAAGRSALTELRHTMGLLTMNDPPDPDQPTAPDLTPQPGLDQLDSLVDRMRHTGVPVILTTSGTPRDIPSGIGLTAYRVVQEALTNTLKHAHGAQAKVSVDYADDHLKVEIADTGGAPSATAATGNGRGLLGLRERLSVYDGALHTGRRLTGGYRVRAHIPLPPVETV; encoded by the coding sequence ATGAACACAGCGCCCGTGGCAGCCAGGCTGAGCGAAGGCATCGCCCTGCTACGGCGACCGACAGGTCCGCCGCCCTGCCCCGCCCGGCGCAACCTGGTCTTCGACGCGCTGCTCGCCCTGGCCGTCGGCGTCGTCGTACTCCACTGGGCCGTGCACAACGGCGCGGAACAGCTGCGCAACTCGCCCGACGGCATCGCCACACTCGTGCTCGGCTCGGAGATCGGCATCGAGATCACCGTGGTGGCGCTGACAGTTCTCGCCTGGGCGCCCTTGGTCCTCCGCCGTCGATACCCCCTGGCAGTGCTGTGGATCGTGACGGCCGCGGCAGTGATGACGCCGGCCGGCGCGCAGCGGATCACCTTCTACGCGATCGTCATCGCCGCCTACACGGCCGCCGTCTACAGCCCCTACCGGGCAGCTGCCCTGCTCAGCCTGCCGGTGACCGTGTTCACCATCGGCACGGACGAGCACACCCGCATCATGGGCGCGATGACCTCGCCGCCCATCGTCCCCACCCAGTACGTCCCGCTGCTCATCCTCATCCCGCTGATCTTCGCCGCCAACGGCATGCGCACCTGGAAGCTGCGTACCGCCGAAAGTCAGGACCGGGTGTCGGTTCTGGAACGCGAACGCGCCGAGGAGCTGCGCCGCGCCACCGAGCAGGAGCGAGCCCGCATCGCTCGCGAGCTGCACGACGTCGTCACGCACAACGTGAGCATGATGACCATCCAGGCGGGCGCCGCCCGCAAGGTCATGGACCTCGCCCCCGACGAGGCCCGCGAGGCCCTCCGCGCCGTCGAGGCGGCCGGCCGCTCGGCACTGACCGAATTGCGCCACACCATGGGCCTGCTCACCATGAACGACCCACCGGATCCCGACCAGCCGACCGCCCCCGACCTCACCCCACAGCCGGGCCTGGACCAGCTGGATTCCCTCGTCGACCGCATGCGCCACACCGGAGTGCCCGTCATCCTCACCACGTCCGGCACCCCGCGCGACATACCCTCCGGCATCGGACTGACCGCCTACCGCGTCGTCCAGGAAGCCCTGACCAACACCCTCAAGCACGCCCATGGAGCGCAGGCGAAGGTGAGCGTCGACTACGCCGACGACCACCTGAAGGTCGAGATCGCCGACACCGGCGGCGCCCCCTCCGCCACTGCGGCCACGGGCAACGGCCGCGGCCTGCTCGGCCTGCGCGAGCGCCTGTCCGTCTACGACGGCGCCCTGCACACCGGGCGCCGTCTGACCGGCGGCTACCGCGTCAGGGCCCACATCCCCCTGCCTCCCGTGGAGACCGTGTGA